GGTTAAGTTAAGGGGCGTCAGCCTCATGGGCGTACCCATTCCGAATGCCTGGCTGGGTAACCTCAAGAATGTGGACCTGGTTAACGAGTTCGGCGCCAACCAGGGATTCTGGCAATCCTTTGCAGCGGGCGTGGATTATATCCAGGTTGAGGATGGCCGGTTGATCGTCCGGCTCAAGGAATAGCGCTGGGCCATCAGAGAAGCCGAGAAAATAGATCTGTCCCGGTTTCCCGCTAGGAAGACCGCATCTTCAGAGTTTCCGGACGGAACAGTGCCGTACCCAACACCAGAACAAACGCTGACAGCACAAACACCTTATTCACAAACCAGTTCGTGCGCCAGATGGACCATTCCGGCTCCGCCAGGAACCAGATGAACAAAGTGGTGATGATCAGAATCTCAACCACAGACATGCCAATAGCCAGCATCCGCGCATACCACGGCCTCGCCAACAGCGCCCAGGCCAGCCAGAGGTGTGCAACCGGCCACAGGTCCCAGTAAATATAAGTGGCCCACGCCTCATTGGTGGCCAGCGCAAAGACGATCGGAAACAGGTATTTGATAAAGACAGTCCAGGCCACGAGGATCACGAACAGATGTGCGAGAAACCTGGTCCAGGGGCTCCGAACATTTTCACTAGGTGATGTCATTACGGCACTCCTGTCGGCGAGTAGGCAAAACCGGGACACATCTATTTTTCAGACCTGGCGCTAAGTCAAAAGCCCATAAGGCCGCTCCAGCGCCGAACGAACATCGCCGATGGAGAACACCCTGGCGAATTCCGCGAATCGCTGCCCATCAAACCACAGCTGAACAACCGGCAGAGAAAAAATACCGCGAGCCGCACATAATGGGCCGGCGGCTTCCTGGCAATCAATGTAAGCAGTGATCAATTTCGGGAATTCCTCGTTGGCAAGCTTCTCCAGCCGGGGCTTGATGGCCTGACAGACGCCGCAACTTGCGCCCCCATACAGGAGCAGCACCGCAGGGCTGGACTGGAGCAATTCCGATAAGGCCTCTTCAGAGAATATGTTTTGCACAGTTAACTCCCGAGAAGCATGACCGGCTCAATATCCAGAGCCTGCCGGGCAAACTCGGCATCCGGCCACATCAGCAGCCAGCCAAGAACCGCAAGATTGAGAATCACATTGAACCAGAAAGCCACCTGAAACGACGTTTTGCGGGTTTTGTGGCGAAAGAATTGCTGGCCCACCAGAGCCCCCGGCCAGCCACACAGAAGTTCAAACAGATGCAACCGTCCCTCAGGTACCCGTCGGTTGCCGCTCTCGGCGGCTCCTTTGTCGACCGCGTACATCAAGAAAGTAACCAGGCTCATCACCCCATAAGCGACCGGCAAAAGCAGCGGCACGTAACCCTGAAGATACAACACAGAGACCGCCCCTCCGACCGCGGCTGCAATCAACAGAGAGACCCAGGCACCAGTCGCTGCCGCTGCCGCTGCCGCTGCGCGGTGCCGTGCAACGCCGGCGTACTGGAAACTGGCAGCCCTTAACCGGCCTTTCTCGTCTTTTGTCTGCGCGTAAACCACCTTGCAACTGGCTGAAGGCCTGCCCCGCCCCTGATAGGCGCTGATATGGGCAAACAGACGCTCACCTCCGTTTTCCGGGGTGATGAAACCGAAGCCCTTGGCATCGTTCCATGAGGTGAGTGAGCCTTTTTGATTCACCTGATGATTCCTTGAATAGTCATTTTTGTGGCTGGCAGAAAGAGCCCAGAGACCTGAAACGAAATCCAGCCCGGCTTCCCCATGCGATTTCACGAGATTTTACTCCGGTTACCCCTTCAGTTCATAGCAAGCTCATCAACGCCCAGCTACCATGTCGCGCCGCCATGAGCTCCGGCTTATCGGCAGGAAATACCCAAAATAATCAGATAAATAAGAAGGAATCTACTGTGCGAAACGCAAAGATCCTGGCAGTACTGGCAGCGCTGATCTACCTCACCGGCTGCGCGTCCGGCGCCAAGATGGGCAACATGGTGTATGAGGGGCCAGTGAAGGCCTACGACACAACCCTGGAAAACAATGTGGATGTCACCAACGTCTCGGGCGGCGAGGAAACCAACCCTGCTTGGACCTCCGAGATCGACAACGACGCCTTCGCAGGCGCCCTGAAACAAACCCTGCAGAAACAGGGCCTGCTTTCCGGCTCCGGCCGCTATCAGCTCGAAGCTCTCCTGCTTGAGGTGGACCAACCCATGTTTGGGCTGAACTTCGAAGTGACCACCCAAGTGAAATACATCCTGACTGACCGCGATAACAACGGAGCGGTAGTCATGAACGAAACGATTGTCGCCCCCTATACCGCCACAGTTGGCGATGCCTTTGCCGCCATCAAGCGTCTGAGACTGGCCAACGAAGGATCCGGAAAAGCGAATATCCAGGGCCTGGTTGAGAAACTCTCCGAACTACGAATCCAGCCCGGCGACATCTCCCTGGCGCAATAACTTTCCTGGAATTCAACCCTATTACAAGGAAGCATCATGAAGTATCCGCTCCTACTCACATTGGCCGCCATCGCGTTTCTGTCTACCGGTTGCGCATCGGTGGTATCCGGAACCGACCAGAAACTCACCTTCAACAGCGAGCCTGAAGAAGCCACCGTTACTGTTTCCGGCCGTGTGCTCGGTAAAACGCCGCTGACTGTGCCGGTAGACCGGGGCTCCAACCAATCCATTACCTTTGAAAAGGAGGGCTACAAGACCTACACCGCTCAGCTTTCCACCACAACCAACCCGTGGTTCTTCGGTAACATCGTGCTTGGCGGGCTGGTGGGCTCCACTACCGATGGCGTCTCCGGTGCCATTCACGAGTTTTCCCCGGACCAGTACTTCGTCACCCTGAAGCCTGACACACCAACGGGACTCTCAACCTCCAGGCCGCGACAGATTAAGGAAATCATCATCGCGTTCAGCGGAGAATTTCGCCACGAGCTGGCAAGCGGCGGTGGTGAAAAGGTGGACACCATCGTGCAACTGCTGGATATCGACGCCTTGGAGAAAGACACCACCATCCGGGCACTGAACCAGCTTGCGCTGGCGAACGAGAACGACCTTGAGCTGGCTAAAACGATTATTGAGGTTTACGACGTTCAGTAACGATCCACTCTCGAAACCGGGGCAGATCTATTTTTCAGCTGCCGGTCTCCCCGGCTTGCGAGTTTCAATTCTGATACCGATACGGCTCTCAATTTCATCCACGAACTTGTTACCGCAGGTCAGCTTGTTGCTATTGATCGCCGCACGAATCAATTCATCTGAAGGCGAATCATTTTCCCGCTCAACAAACTGCCGATAGGACTCAACCCTCGTCTGATGACTGCCTGGACGAGCCCGAAAGGTGTCGGGCTCGTCCAGGCATTGGCAATGTGACACCCCCTACCCGCGCAGAATAGCTCGACCACTCATACAACCCAGGTTTATCCACCATCCCTGCTTTAACAGGATTGAGTTCCACATAACGACAGCAAGCCAACAGGTAGGCATCAGTATCAATCGGGCTAATCTTGTAGCGCCCTTCCCAGAGAGAACCACTGCGTTTTTCGAGGGCATTTACAAAGCGTGTTTGACGACCAGCCAGACGCTTCATCAATTGAGGAATTGCGGTCAGATTGTCGTTTGCCTGAACGACCAGGTGAACATGGTTCGTCATCAGGCAATAGCTGAACACATCCAGCTCATAGATCCGCTTCCATTCCTGAAGGTTTGCGAGGTAGTACTCAAATTCACGGCGCTCGACAAACACCGGTTGGCGGTTACGGCCGCGTTGGAAAACATGGTGGGAAAAACCGGGCACAATCACCCTGGCCTGTCGTGGCGTCAGATTCTCCTTGCTTTTGAAGCACAGAATCCGTTCTGTGCATTGAAGGTCGATGTTAACCGAACTACAAAGCCGGTTAGATAGGGGCTAAAATTGGCCTCGAGGCACTGGAGAAGCCGGAAAAATAAATCTGTCCCGGTTTTCCCAAGTGCGCCATTATCTTTTGAAGAACCGCATGATAACGAGCGAAAATAACTGTCTGAATTAAAATTTCCAGACAATAAACATTTTCGAATGAAGCAATTAAACTTTATTAAAAAAATCTCTCATAGAATATCAGACAAATCGAAAAATTGAATACTAAACCCTCAAACCGTTACCCGGTTCATTTTTTTCGGATAAAACACGATCTTAAACCAAACCCTTTAAATCTTATAAATCTTCTTTCAACCTGTCCAATTCGCCCTGAAGGCGCCCATTTTTATACTCTAGCTCCTTAATTCTAGCTCGGAGCTCTGACTTCACATTTGGTACGTTAAGCATTTCTGATATTTTTAACTCTTCCTTATATGGCATAATTGGATCAAATAATTGTTGATAAGCACGACCCACAGCACCGGTAAAGAGGCATAGGTCAGGCTGTCGCCCCCCAATTCTGAGAATTTGGTCCTTAGCAATCCCAGGATAAGGATCGATATAAAATATTTTCGTTATTCCAATCTGGTATGCTTTTTTTG
Above is a genomic segment from Marinobacter panjinensis containing:
- a CDS encoding DUF1294 domain-containing protein: MNQKGSLTSWNDAKGFGFITPENGGERLFAHISAYQGRGRPSASCKVVYAQTKDEKGRLRAASFQYAGVARHRAAAAAAAATGAWVSLLIAAAVGGAVSVLYLQGYVPLLLPVAYGVMSLVTFLMYAVDKGAAESGNRRVPEGRLHLFELLCGWPGALVGQQFFRHKTRKTSFQVAFWFNVILNLAVLGWLLMWPDAEFARQALDIEPVMLLGS
- a CDS encoding thioredoxin family protein, with the translated sequence MQNIFSEEALSELLQSSPAVLLLYGGASCGVCQAIKPRLEKLANEEFPKLITAYIDCQEAAGPLCAARGIFSLPVVQLWFDGQRFAEFARVFSIGDVRSALERPYGLLT
- a CDS encoding PEGA domain-containing protein, with amino-acid sequence MKYPLLLTLAAIAFLSTGCASVVSGTDQKLTFNSEPEEATVTVSGRVLGKTPLTVPVDRGSNQSITFEKEGYKTYTAQLSTTTNPWFFGNIVLGGLVGSTTDGVSGAIHEFSPDQYFVTLKPDTPTGLSTSRPRQIKEIIIAFSGEFRHELASGGGEKVDTIVQLLDIDALEKDTTIRALNQLALANENDLELAKTIIEVYDVQ
- a CDS encoding transposase, with protein sequence MIVPGFSHHVFQRGRNRQPVFVERREFEYYLANLQEWKRIYELDVFSYCLMTNHVHLVVQANDNLTAIPQLMKRLAGRQTRFVNALEKRSGSLWEGRYKISPIDTDAYLLACCRYVELNPVKAGMVDKPGLYEWSSYSARVGGVTLPMPGRARHLSGSSRQSSDEG